In Telopea speciosissima isolate NSW1024214 ecotype Mountain lineage chromosome 10, Tspe_v1, whole genome shotgun sequence, the DNA window GTATTTGGGACCATTTGGGTGGACTGGCTAGCAACAACTTGGGTGAAAGGGACACTTGCAACTACTGTTTTGGAAAGAAAGATTTTTATTAACTGGTTTGAAGGAGCAGACTTGGCATAGGAGTCTTTTGCAACTACtgtcttgtatatatatatttatttatagaaaacGATAGTGCTGGAATTCCTTGGATAACTTTGTTGATTTCTAATAACTGATATATATCCAAGAGATtgggaaagataaaataaaaatagaaacaagagtcATGCTATATAGAGTTCTTATACTAGAAGAgttttatatcgcatgtggaAAATGCGAGCTATGGAAGACTTTGCACGCAAACTGGACCCGAATTAAAATTCTCTACAATACCGATGGGgtggcagtgcacatccgacggcacagtAGAGGCCTTTGCTGTGCCGTTGAATGTGCACTATCATCCCGCCGGTACTGCAGCGGACCTCTTCCATTGAGACCgattaatatatattatatgatATTTATTACATGATTATTTATCTTACTGGGCTTTTAGCTCACCCCTTGGTGATGTGATCTTGTGAACTATGATTAGATTATTATATCATCATTAATTCCCAATCTTATTGGGCAAAATCGAAAATACCCATTTTTCTGTTAATCAAAGGGTTCAGATCTCGGTAAtggctttaaaaaaaaattaaaattgatggTCTCTGCATCAAGTTGAAACAGAAATTAGGAGCTACATACGCTATGTAATACACTTCTGATCTTTAGCAAATCTGGAAAGTCTTATATGCTAGAAAGACATCTCTATCAATATGCACTAGATTAAGTTGAACGGCTGAGATCTCAGCCCTATGCGCCTGATTCTTAAGATTTCTCCATAATTCGCCTCATCAACTAATCAaatcaaagaacaaaaacagTTGCATTACTTGTTGCATCACTGGTCGAATAGAAGTTACAAGTTAACACTAGCGAGCAGagttaaaacccaaaatacccccagGCTGACCAGGTGGGTTCGGTGGTTTCCCTTTACCAATGAATGGGTTCATAGGTAAATTGAACGTAGATTAGAATTTACAATTATTATACACCTCTTCCCCCTGAGTCAGACTTGGTCAACGATTTGAGCCTCACCAAGAACTTCACTTTCTTCTCCCAAGTGGACCCCTCTTTCCTCCTCTTCACCCCAAATTTCCCCGGCGATGATTCCCAATTCTCTGGCGACGGCGAATCCAACATTCGATCGATGCTCTCCGCCTCTGGCGTGGTCGGCCTCTCTTCCGGTTCCGCCGGCGGATCTCGTTCACCGCTCAGAATGCTAACCTGTAGCGCCGATATAACAGCTTTAATAGCCACGTCAGCATCTCTTCTGTTCCTCAACATGATCTCGCCGATCTCTGCTGGGGTGAGGGACCCACCCGCCCTTATGCAACTCTCCACCACGTCGAACTGCTCGTGTGTCTCCAAGCCCAGGTAGTTCATCGCTAGGGACTTGAACGCATGGACCCCACACGTGCCGAGTTTGACGTGGACGTCCATGCGCCCGCATCTAACGAGCGCCGGATCGACATCGTCCCTGTGGTTTGTCGTGAAAACTATGATCCTCTCCTCCCCACAGCACGACCATAGCCCGTCCGTGAAGTTCAACAGACCCGAAAGCGTTACCCGTCCGCTTTCCTCTCCATCGTCGCCACGTGTACGGTTCCGATTATCCACTGCCGTCGATTTCTTGGTCTTCGAGTTACGGTCAGCCGTCAGATCAAGGGAGCAGTCGATGTCTTCTATCACGATGATGGAGCGGTTTGTGGTTTGGATAAGCAAAGCTCGAAGCTCCGAATTATCCGAAACCTTGGTGAGCTCCAGATCATACACGTCGTAACACAAGTAATTCGCCATAGCCGCAATCAAGCTGGACTTTCCGGATCCTGGAGGCCCAAATAACAAGTACCCACGCTTCCACGATCGCCCAACCCGGTGATAGTAGTCTTTCCCGTCGGCGAACGCCGTCAAGTCTTCCGTTATCTGCTGCTTCATGTCGGGTTCAAGCGCGAGAGTCTCGAACGTGGAAGGGTGACGGAAGGGAACGGAGACCCAACCGGACTCATACGACCCGTGGCCGTTGTTGGTGTAGAGCCTACGTTCTCGTGAGACACGCTCGAACTCCTCAGCACGAGCGGAGACGAATTCAAGGTAGGACGAGAGGAGGGACTGCCGGTGACGTTTGGGGAGCTTGAGAGTGAAGCTACGCTTCTCTTCTAGGGAATCCTGGACGGTGTCGATGTGGTGGGTCCAGGAGAGACGGTGACCGTTGAAGGAGTCGTGGACGGTGTGATTGGGTGCGACAGTGTAGGAAATGCGGGTGGAGGTTTTGGAGCGGGTAAGTGTGAGGCGGCGACAGGTGGCGGAAGAGTCAATAGAGTTGAGGTAGAGGTTAACGTGACGGTAGAGTTCGTTAACGTCGACACCACAGTAGCCATTAAACTCTGGGATTTCAAAGTAAGAGTAAGGACTGAAGAAGTCTTGAAGGGATTCGTAGAAGGAGTGAAGAAGTGAAAGGAGCTGTGAGGGTAACACGTTTTGGAGAACTGTGAGAAGTCCTAAGAACGACCACATCTGTGATAAGATCTCCATTTTGTCTtctctaccttcttcttcttttctttctctgtgTTCGTTGTCgtctgtgtatatatatatatagaattgaaagaagaagacaagataagggaaagaaagaagggtaGTATGGGTATTTCAATGTTATCTTGTCTACAGCTAGAGACCTGCTCTTTTTGTGAATAAAGGAACTGTTTGCTAAGCAAAAGCAGTAAAGATAAAGCGAAAGGTAAACCCGTGAAGGGACTCCTCTTCTTTAGTTTGTAtcctttattagtttttttttccctctcctttctttcccatAATATTCCTTAAGTTCTGGGCGTGTGTGTCTGTgcgtgtgagagagagagagagagagagagagagagagagagaggtttgtGTGTTTGGGGTCATGGGTACTTGGGAGGGTGGGGTTGGCCGGCCATGAGCACGCAGCTATGGGATGCGGGTTTTCACTTTAAGTAAGGGAGTTTGGTGTCTAGGTGCTTTATCTCTTTGgctttattgaattttgggccTTAAGGGGTCACTGAGTCAGACTACTGCAGAGAATATGATTTTGATTTAGATAGTCATCAGTAGCTAATGACGAGAAGAAGCCACATTGGTACTTGTAATTTCttgtatagagagagagagagagagagagagagagaggagtgatGTGCTCACTTGTCTCATAAGTGAGATCTCGGGCTAAGAAACATTAGTGGTTGGATTGGACTGGGTTGAGCCTTGAGCCTTGAGCCGTTGAGGGACTGGTTCAACCTTATACTGACTCGGTTTTCTTTTTCCAGCCCCAAAGAATGAAAGAAGTATGTCTGAGTATGGAAACTTATCTCCTGTAGTTCCCTGTCCTGCCCAGTTCTCCAGTCATTCTAATAAGGGGGAATGGATTCTACTGGGTAGGGGTAgcggtagggtggtcattgtgcccccttGTTAGGGGACTAGGCGGGACAGGGACTGGAGGGGATACAGATCTACGGGAGTACCATTAAAAGAGAGGATTAAATTTTCCTTTAGCCATGATTAAACAGGAATTCCTTCACGAAGGGAATCGGTAGCGTTGGGTGACCAAAGAGGAGGGTAGTTTCAATCTCATCAATGGGGTTGAGACTGTGATGATGATTCAAGAATCCAATCATAAGGTCACTTCATCtatggtggaggaaaactttttagtgacataaaatgataaaattaccACTACATTCTATCATATGGAGTGACATTCTTGAGATTGTATAAAAATTTTCACACTTATAAATATCCATTAGTATGTTATTTATTTAGGTAAAGAAATCCTAATTGGACAAGCTTCTCCTTTTTGAAAGAAATCCCCATTGGGTCCTCTTGTTTCAAATTGATCGACTAGATTTTCATATTAATACAATAAAGGTGAAATATTATTATCATAAGGGCTTGTTGTTTTATCAAACATCACAAAATACCTATTTTACCACTTGGATAAAATGATGTGTCAAATTCCAACCATCGGAATAGAGAGGAAATTGTCTTGATTAATCATCTGTTAAATTTCAGAGTTTTAATTCATTCAAATACTCCTCATGTATTGGCATATATTCCATATGTCTATGCACGTGTATTGTTACTCTAGCCATTACTATGTATACTCTCCCAATCTTGCGTATGAACAAACaattaagataaaaaaagaaaaagaaaaggaaaaagatctctacttggtggtgtttcctatgccctttCATAGGGCACCATGAGATAATGTCTCTGCTCCCTAGGGTAGATACCAAGATGTGCTCATCCATTGGCCCAGACGTTTTATGTAGAGACCATGTGGCCAAGTAGAGCTctcttacccaaaaataaagcatgaaaatagatttatttatttgtttgttttctttacaaaaaaaaaaaagatttattttaTGAGTTCCAAAAACATCTAAAAAATTTGTAACACCAATAACTATCCCTCCCCTCCCGAGTCCGGTGAATCTTCACGTATGTGAGCGTACGTGAACGACTCACAGTCGTTCATATGGAATATTCTCACagattggattccatctgaacggctgtgagttGTTCATGTACGTGAAGATTCCCCGCTCACTCCTCTCCatccccccacaccccccctcccagaaaaaaaaaaaaaaaaagatttaaaggTATGATGGGTCAGCCAGCTCCGGTTCTAAAACTGGCCATTTTAAAAGACAACCGGCCCAACTTGACTCACTACTGCTGCTATTGAGTCCGAATAAAGATCCTTTTTCCAA includes these proteins:
- the LOC122642082 gene encoding AAA-ATPase At4g30250-like encodes the protein MEILSQMWSFLGLLTVLQNVLPSQLLSLLHSFYESLQDFFSPYSYFEIPEFNGYCGVDVNELYRHVNLYLNSIDSSATCRRLTLTRSKTSTRISYTVAPNHTVHDSFNGHRLSWTHHIDTVQDSLEEKRSFTLKLPKRHRQSLLSSYLEFVSARAEEFERVSRERRLYTNNGHGSYESGWVSVPFRHPSTFETLALEPDMKQQITEDLTAFADGKDYYHRVGRSWKRGYLLFGPPGSGKSSLIAAMANYLCYDVYDLELTKVSDNSELRALLIQTTNRSIIVIEDIDCSLDLTADRNSKTKKSTAVDNRNRTRGDDGEESGRVTLSGLLNFTDGLWSCCGEERIIVFTTNHRDDVDPALVRCGRMDVHVKLGTCGVHAFKSLAMNYLGLETHEQFDVVESCIRAGGSLTPAEIGEIMLRNRRDADVAIKAVISALQVSILSGERDPPAEPEERPTTPEAESIDRMLDSPSPENWESSPGKFGVKRRKEGSTWEKKVKFLVRLKSLTKSDSGGRGV